One genomic window of Ilyobacter polytropus DSM 2926 includes the following:
- a CDS encoding uracil-xanthine permease family protein → MKNTSPYHLDGVPPLKVAFPLGLQHILAMFVSNLTPIIIVSGVLGLPQEQKTFLIQCTMLVAGLNTMIQAYSLGPIGAKLPVVVGTSFAFVPVAISIGTKYGFEAVLGAALVGGIFEALLGSVIGKIRKFFPPIVTGVVVLSIGLSLLPVGIKYFAGGVGAADFGSPVNMTIGMIVLLTVIFFKQFTKGITSTASVVIGTIVGFFVAALFGKVDLGAVSQANFFIVPKPFTYGFAFHIDAILAMVLMFVVSAVETVGDMSGVTMGGAGRETTDRELSGGIMADGFGSALASAFSILPTTSFSQNTGLVAMTGIMSRHVVAVGASLLVMGAFIPKIGALFTIIPPSVIGGSLVMIFAMISISGINLITKDKLEGRNSVIIAVSLGLGFGLGSVPEALAHFPKTIQLIFGGSGIVVSGAIALILNIVLPQDEVEEKETEAKLKNA, encoded by the coding sequence ATGAAAAACACGTCACCTTATCACTTGGACGGAGTACCACCGTTAAAAGTAGCATTTCCTTTGGGACTTCAGCATATTTTAGCTATGTTCGTCAGTAATCTTACACCGATTATTATTGTATCTGGGGTTTTAGGTCTTCCTCAGGAACAAAAGACATTCCTTATTCAGTGTACAATGCTAGTAGCGGGATTAAACACTATGATTCAGGCTTACAGTTTAGGTCCTATAGGGGCTAAACTTCCAGTTGTAGTTGGTACCAGTTTTGCCTTTGTACCAGTGGCCATATCTATCGGGACTAAATACGGATTTGAAGCGGTTTTAGGAGCTGCCCTTGTAGGTGGTATATTTGAAGCTCTTCTGGGATCGGTTATTGGTAAAATAAGAAAATTTTTCCCGCCTATCGTTACAGGTGTGGTTGTTCTTTCAATAGGTTTATCACTTCTTCCAGTAGGAATAAAGTATTTTGCAGGTGGAGTAGGAGCAGCAGACTTTGGCTCTCCTGTTAACATGACAATAGGAATGATAGTTCTCCTTACTGTAATTTTCTTTAAGCAGTTTACTAAGGGAATAACAAGCACGGCATCAGTTGTTATAGGAACTATTGTAGGATTTTTTGTTGCAGCTCTTTTTGGAAAGGTTGACTTAGGGGCTGTATCTCAGGCAAACTTTTTCATAGTTCCAAAGCCTTTTACTTACGGATTTGCTTTTCATATTGATGCAATACTAGCTATGGTTCTCATGTTTGTAGTTTCTGCAGTTGAGACTGTAGGAGATATGTCAGGTGTAACTATGGGTGGAGCAGGAAGAGAAACAACAGATAGAGAGCTTTCTGGAGGAATTATGGCAGACGGTTTTGGTAGTGCTTTAGCTTCTGCATTTAGTATTCTTCCTACAACATCCTTTAGCCAAAATACAGGTCTTGTTGCTATGACTGGAATAATGAGCAGACACGTAGTAGCAGTGGGAGCGTCATTACTAGTTATGGGAGCTTTTATTCCAAAAATTGGTGCACTGTTCACAATTATCCCCCCAAGTGTTATAGGCGGAAGTCTGGTTATGATATTTGCAATGATATCAATAAGCGGAATCAATCTTATAACAAAGGATAAACTTGAAGGTAGAAATAGTGTTATAATCGCCGTTTCATTAGGACTTGGATTCGGACTTGGAAGTGTACCAGAAGCACTTGCTCACTTTCCTAAGACGATTCAGCTTATTTTTGGTGGATCAGGAATAGTGGTATCTGGAGCCATTGCTTTGATACTAAATATTGTTTTACCTCAAGATGAAGTTGAGGAAAAGGAAACTGAAGCAAAATTGAAAAATGCATAA
- a CDS encoding xanthine dehydrogenase family protein molybdopterin-binding subunit has translation MKIVSQGIKKVDGIGVITGRPVYTDDLSINNNPLIIKILRSPHASAKIINIDKSIAEKVPGVECILTHEDVPMTKFTLAGQSYPEPSPYDRRILDEYVRYVGDEVAIIAAVDEKTAVKAMNLIKVQYDVLDAVLDYEKAVDNPVLVHKEDVHQNFDIGMERERNIASSYVIENGDLEKAFTESDVIIEETYYTQPQIHAMMETYRSSTYLDANGRLCVISSTQIPFHVRRHLARALEIPRSKIRVIKPRIGGGFGGKQTAATEIFPAIVTLKTGKPAKLIYNRSETHTCTTSRHGMRLKVKMGSDLEGNIKGFSIDILSNTGAYGEHAPTVTKLVAFKTSPLYDKAAVKYDAKIVYTNTMPGGAFRGYGATQGTFAVESAINELAKKLGIDPTVIREKNLVEPAPEKYIVSGDIKKCVEKGKEIFGWDERYPSRVTENGKIRSAGMAVTMQGSGIAGIDTASATIKLGDDGTYTLFLGVTDMGQGSDTVLTQMAAEVLECGIDKIILNSADTDVSPYDPGAYASSGTYVTGNAVIIAANKMRTEIINGASEILKVSDDQIIFDGENVETENGEKISLEDLANRLISFEGKNQITVTGTWGGESSPPPFIAGFTEVEVDPETGEVEVLDFLSVVDCGLPINPNLARVQVEGGTAQGIGLALYEDIQYDSKGRVKNDTLMQYKIPCRRDIKNMAVEFVYSHEPTGPFGAKSIGEVVVNTPAPAIADAVYNATGVRIRKLPITAEKVLLGMMENM, from the coding sequence ATGAAAATAGTAAGTCAGGGGATCAAAAAAGTAGACGGTATAGGGGTCATAACAGGAAGACCTGTCTACACAGATGATCTAAGTATCAATAATAACCCACTTATAATAAAAATTCTGAGAAGTCCTCATGCTTCGGCTAAAATAATAAATATAGATAAAAGTATAGCTGAAAAAGTACCAGGTGTAGAATGTATCTTAACACATGAAGATGTGCCTATGACAAAATTTACTCTGGCAGGGCAGTCTTATCCTGAGCCGTCTCCATATGACAGAAGAATATTAGATGAATATGTGAGATATGTAGGAGATGAGGTTGCCATAATAGCAGCTGTAGATGAAAAGACAGCTGTTAAGGCTATGAACCTCATAAAAGTTCAGTATGATGTTTTAGACGCAGTGCTTGATTATGAAAAAGCTGTGGATAATCCTGTCTTGGTTCACAAAGAGGATGTTCATCAGAATTTTGACATAGGGATGGAGAGAGAGAGAAACATTGCATCTAGTTATGTTATAGAAAATGGAGATTTAGAAAAAGCCTTTACAGAGAGTGATGTAATAATAGAGGAAACATATTATACTCAGCCCCAAATCCATGCAATGATGGAGACATATAGAAGCTCAACTTATTTAGATGCCAACGGGAGACTCTGTGTAATAAGTTCTACGCAAATACCCTTCCACGTAAGAAGGCATCTGGCAAGGGCACTAGAGATCCCGAGAAGCAAAATAAGAGTAATAAAGCCAAGAATAGGTGGAGGATTCGGAGGAAAGCAGACAGCTGCCACTGAAATTTTTCCAGCTATTGTAACTCTTAAAACCGGTAAACCTGCTAAACTGATATATAACAGAAGTGAGACTCATACATGCACAACCTCTAGACATGGAATGAGATTAAAGGTAAAGATGGGATCAGATTTAGAGGGTAATATAAAGGGGTTTAGTATAGATATACTTTCTAATACAGGAGCCTATGGAGAACATGCCCCTACAGTGACTAAACTGGTGGCATTTAAAACCTCACCTCTATACGACAAGGCAGCTGTGAAATATGATGCCAAAATCGTATATACCAATACCATGCCTGGAGGAGCCTTTAGAGGATACGGTGCCACTCAGGGAACATTTGCAGTGGAATCTGCCATAAATGAACTTGCTAAAAAACTGGGTATAGACCCTACTGTAATAAGAGAAAAAAACCTGGTGGAACCTGCACCTGAAAAATATATAGTCAGCGGTGACATAAAAAAATGTGTCGAAAAGGGAAAGGAAATCTTTGGGTGGGATGAAAGATATCCTTCTAGAGTCACTGAAAACGGTAAGATTAGATCTGCTGGAATGGCTGTAACCATGCAGGGTTCTGGTATAGCTGGAATAGATACTGCTTCAGCAACAATAAAACTTGGAGACGACGGAACTTATACTTTGTTTCTAGGAGTCACAGATATGGGTCAGGGTAGTGATACAGTTCTGACTCAGATGGCAGCAGAGGTTTTAGAATGCGGAATAGACAAGATAATATTAAACTCAGCCGATACTGATGTCTCTCCATATGATCCTGGTGCATATGCATCTAGCGGTACCTATGTAACAGGAAATGCAGTTATAATAGCTGCCAATAAAATGAGGACAGAGATAATAAATGGAGCTTCAGAAATACTAAAAGTCTCAGATGACCAGATCATCTTTGACGGAGAGAATGTGGAAACTGAAAATGGTGAGAAAATTTCCTTAGAGGATTTGGCAAACAGGCTTATTTCCTTTGAAGGGAAAAATCAGATAACTGTGACAGGAACATGGGGGGGAGAAAGTTCTCCGCCACCATTCATAGCAGGATTTACAGAGGTAGAGGTAGACCCAGAGACTGGAGAGGTAGAAGTACTAGACTTTTTATCTGTGGTTGACTGTGGGTTGCCTATAAATCCAAATCTGGCAAGAGTACAGGTAGAGGGTGGAACAGCCCAGGGAATAGGCCTTGCTCTTTATGAAGACATACAGTACGACAGCAAGGGAAGGGTAAAAAATGACACCCTTATGCAGTACAAGATACCTTGCAGAAGGGATATAAAAAATATGGCAGTGGAATTTGTCTATTCCCACGAGCCTACAGGTCCATTTGGAGCTAAATCCATAGGAGAAGTAGTGGTAAATACACCTGCTCCTGCCATAGCAGATGCAGTATATAATGCCACAGGAGTAAGAATAAGAAAACTTCCCATAACAGCTGAAAAAGTTCTTTTGGGTATGATGGAAAATATGTAA
- a CDS encoding 4Fe-4S dicluster domain-containing protein, with amino-acid sequence MEEKVLVVKKGLCKGCEICVEFCPKDVLDMKDGKVNVKNISACIQCNMCGKLCPDYAIGIRRNG; translated from the coding sequence ATGGAAGAAAAAGTACTTGTTGTAAAAAAAGGGTTGTGTAAGGGCTGTGAAATCTGTGTTGAATTCTGTCCAAAGGATGTTTTGGACATGAAAGATGGAAAAGTCAATGTTAAAAATATCAGTGCATGCATACAGTGTAATATGTGTGGTAAACTATGTCCTGATTATGCTATCGGTATTAGGAGGAATGGATAA
- a CDS encoding molybdopterin-binding protein, protein MKKIKTTDAVGHIISHDITEIVPGKFKGRAFKKGHIIREEDVEKLRSLGKDHIYIFELGKDELHENDAAVILGEIGCGKNVYLSDEIKEGKINFYASKDGLLKVDKEKLFEINMLGEISFATLPENIPVKKGDIIGGARVIPLVIDKKKMEAAKKLATDKIINVEEFQKMRVGIVTTGSEVYNNRISDKFGPVVREKLKEYDCEVTSQIIVPDEREKIKNAIKTHLEDSVDMIICTGGMSVDPDDLTPGSIIEMGGELVSYGSPVLPGSMFLLSYLENTVIMGLPGCVMYSKRTVFDLILPRVLAGEKIKKEDIMRYGSGGLCQNCDECRYPNCSFGK, encoded by the coding sequence GTGAAAAAGATAAAAACAACTGATGCCGTAGGGCATATTATTTCCCACGATATAACAGAGATCGTTCCAGGCAAGTTTAAGGGCAGGGCATTTAAAAAAGGACATATAATAAGAGAAGAAGATGTAGAAAAACTCAGAAGTCTTGGGAAAGACCACATATATATATTTGAACTTGGAAAAGACGAACTTCATGAAAATGATGCTGCAGTAATTTTAGGTGAAATAGGCTGCGGAAAAAACGTTTATTTAAGTGATGAGATAAAAGAGGGGAAAATAAATTTTTATGCATCAAAAGATGGCCTTCTCAAAGTGGATAAGGAGAAACTATTTGAAATAAATATGCTAGGAGAGATATCCTTTGCCACCTTACCTGAGAATATCCCAGTTAAAAAAGGAGATATAATTGGCGGGGCGAGGGTCATACCCCTAGTAATAGATAAAAAAAAGATGGAAGCAGCTAAAAAGCTAGCAACTGATAAAATAATAAATGTAGAAGAGTTTCAAAAGATGAGGGTTGGGATAGTCACAACAGGAAGTGAAGTATACAACAACAGGATATCTGATAAATTTGGACCGGTAGTTAGGGAAAAGCTAAAGGAATATGATTGTGAAGTAACGTCTCAGATAATCGTACCTGACGAAAGGGAAAAGATAAAAAATGCTATAAAAACCCACTTAGAAGATTCAGTAGATATGATAATATGCACAGGTGGAATGTCTGTAGATCCTGACGATCTCACACCTGGTTCAATTATAGAGATGGGAGGAGAGCTTGTAAGCTATGGTTCTCCTGTGCTTCCGGGATCGATGTTTCTTTTGTCTTATCTGGAAAATACTGTAATAATGGGACTTCCCGGATGCGTAATGTATAGCAAAAGAACTGTATTTGATTTGATACTTCCTAGAGTTCTCGCAGGAGAAAAAATTAAAAAAGAGGACATAATGAGATACGGCAGCGGGGGTCTCTGTCAGAATTGTGATGAATGCAGATATCCCAACTGCTCTTTTGGAAAATAA
- a CDS encoding 2-oxoacid:acceptor oxidoreductase subunit alpha, with product MSKIKFMQGNEACVEGAIAAGMKFFAGYPITPSTEVMEKSAEMLPKVEGKFIQMEDEIAGIAAAIGGSIAGSKSMTATSGPGFSLKMENLGYAVIAEIPLVVVNVQRNGPSTGLPTSPSQGDMMQAKWGTHGDHPVIALSPSTVQECYSLTARAFNLAEKYRMPVLFMLDEVVGHMREKVVLDTTLIEEIVDRAKPAKDDASYLPYGVSGDELVPKMSSFGEGHRYHITGLVHDETGFPTNSTKVADKLMTRLMDKVEKNKDDIIQYEEYMMEDAEYVIFSYGSTARSSKQAVMDLREKGIKVGLFRAITIWPFPEDRIRELAQKSKGILVAEMNLGQMVLEVERIANGSCPVKLMGKGNGEFISPAEIVEKFGEVM from the coding sequence ATGAGCAAAATTAAGTTTATGCAAGGAAACGAAGCGTGTGTTGAAGGTGCAATCGCTGCTGGAATGAAATTTTTTGCAGGATATCCTATCACACCGTCAACTGAAGTTATGGAAAAATCTGCTGAAATGCTTCCTAAAGTTGAAGGAAAATTTATTCAGATGGAAGATGAGATTGCCGGTATAGCTGCTGCAATCGGTGGATCAATTGCAGGATCAAAGTCTATGACTGCAACAAGCGGACCTGGATTCTCACTTAAAATGGAAAACCTAGGATATGCAGTAATCGCCGAGATTCCTTTAGTTGTAGTAAACGTTCAGAGAAACGGGCCAAGTACAGGTCTTCCTACATCACCATCTCAAGGAGATATGATGCAGGCTAAATGGGGAACTCACGGTGACCATCCTGTAATTGCTCTTTCACCATCTACAGTGCAAGAGTGCTATTCTCTTACAGCTAGAGCCTTCAACCTTGCTGAAAAATATAGAATGCCTGTTCTTTTCATGCTAGATGAGGTTGTTGGACATATGAGAGAAAAAGTGGTTTTAGACACGACTCTTATTGAGGAAATAGTAGACAGAGCGAAGCCTGCAAAAGACGATGCTTCTTATCTTCCTTACGGAGTTTCAGGAGACGAACTTGTTCCTAAAATGTCTTCATTTGGGGAGGGACACAGATACCATATCACAGGTCTTGTGCATGACGAGACAGGTTTCCCTACAAACAGTACAAAAGTAGCAGATAAGTTAATGACAAGATTAATGGATAAAGTTGAAAAAAATAAAGATGACATTATTCAGTATGAAGAGTACATGATGGAAGATGCTGAATATGTTATATTCTCTTATGGAAGTACAGCCAGATCTTCAAAGCAGGCGGTTATGGACCTTAGAGAAAAAGGTATAAAAGTAGGACTATTCAGAGCCATTACAATCTGGCCTTTCCCTGAGGATAGAATCAGAGAATTAGCTCAAAAATCAAAAGGAATTCTTGTGGCTGAGATGAACCTTGGACAGATGGTACTTGAGGTTGAGCGTATTGCCAACGGAAGCTGTCCTGTAAAATTAATGGGTAAAGGTAACGGAGAGTTCATAAGCCCTGCTGAAATAGTTGAAAAATTTGGGGAGGTAATGTAA
- a CDS encoding FAD binding domain-containing protein → MFTFSKYLLASSLEEAYDMLVKNKNNAILGGTAYIKMGNRRLSTAIDLSALDLSFIKEEGENIEIGAMTTFRDIETSDILKKKFSGIVACSVEDIVGVQLRNVVTAGATVFSKYGFSDFIPALLALDTSVVLFNAGEMPLDKFLESDIKQDILVKILIKNKPAKGSFQTIRKSNSDYAVLNVVAANLVDGIRIAVGARPGKAVLAAKAMEKINTDGLTEDNIEDICQVASEELTFGDNMRASGKYRKAVCKVMLKRALMEVM, encoded by the coding sequence TTGTTTACTTTTTCAAAATATCTTTTAGCTTCATCTCTAGAAGAGGCTTATGATATGCTAGTAAAAAACAAGAACAATGCAATTTTGGGAGGTACCGCTTACATTAAGATGGGGAACAGACGTCTGTCTACGGCTATAGATCTGTCAGCGTTAGATCTTTCCTTTATAAAAGAGGAGGGGGAAAATATTGAAATCGGTGCAATGACAACATTCAGAGATATCGAAACCAGTGATATTTTGAAAAAAAAATTCAGTGGGATAGTAGCTTGTTCTGTAGAGGATATAGTAGGAGTACAGCTTCGGAATGTAGTAACTGCTGGTGCTACAGTTTTCTCTAAATACGGGTTTTCTGATTTTATCCCTGCATTATTGGCTTTAGACACTTCTGTAGTTCTTTTTAATGCAGGAGAGATGCCACTTGATAAATTTTTAGAATCAGATATAAAACAGGATATTTTGGTTAAGATTTTGATTAAAAACAAGCCTGCCAAGGGTAGTTTTCAGACTATAAGAAAGAGTAACAGTGACTATGCAGTATTAAATGTAGTAGCAGCTAACTTAGTTGATGGAATAAGAATTGCAGTTGGAGCAAGACCTGGAAAAGCTGTTTTGGCTGCTAAAGCAATGGAGAAAATAAATACAGATGGATTAACAGAAGACAATATTGAAGATATATGTCAGGTAGCCTCAGAGGAGCTTACCTTTGGAGACAATATGAGAGCCTCTGGGAAGTACAGAAAGGCTGTTTGCAAAGTTATGCTGAAAAGAGCTCTAATGGAGGTAATGTAA
- a CDS encoding 2-oxoacid:ferredoxin oxidoreductase subunit beta, producing MDTCKNKSYYREDKLPHIWCPGCAHGIVMHALVNAIENIGLNKDDVCVVSGIGCSSRAPGYLDFNTLHTTHGRSLAFATGIKMAKPGMKVIALGGDGDFTAIGGNHLIHAARRNIDIAAIIFNNNIYGMTGGQFSPTTPVGDYATTTPTGNIDPNFDIVKLVDGAGASYVARGTAYHFDALVKLFENAINHKGFSLVEAVSTCPTSYGRKNKGFKGNPAAMLKYMRDNTVPVAAVAKLPKEKVEGKLVIGEFKNEQRPEYTEEYQKIIDKVRGV from the coding sequence ATGGATACTTGCAAAAATAAAAGCTATTATAGAGAAGATAAATTACCTCACATCTGGTGTCCTGGATGTGCTCACGGTATAGTAATGCACGCACTGGTTAACGCCATAGAAAATATAGGTCTAAATAAAGACGACGTATGTGTAGTATCTGGGATAGGATGTTCATCTAGAGCTCCTGGATATTTAGACTTCAACACTTTACATACTACTCACGGAAGATCTCTTGCATTTGCTACAGGGATAAAGATGGCAAAACCTGGTATGAAAGTAATCGCACTAGGAGGAGACGGTGACTTCACTGCAATCGGAGGTAACCACTTAATCCATGCTGCAAGAAGAAACATCGACATCGCAGCAATTATTTTTAACAACAACATCTACGGAATGACAGGAGGTCAATTCTCTCCTACTACTCCTGTTGGTGATTATGCTACTACGACTCCTACTGGAAATATCGATCCGAACTTTGATATAGTAAAGCTTGTAGACGGTGCCGGAGCTAGTTATGTTGCAAGAGGTACTGCATATCACTTTGATGCTCTTGTAAAATTATTTGAAAATGCCATCAACCACAAAGGATTCTCTCTTGTAGAGGCAGTAAGTACTTGTCCTACAAGTTACGGAAGAAAAAACAAAGGATTCAAGGGAAATCCTGCAGCTATGCTTAAGTATATGAGAGACAACACTGTCCCTGTGGCTGCTGTTGCAAAACTTCCAAAGGAAAAAGTAGAAGGAAAGCTTGTTATCGGAGAATTCAAAAATGAGCAGAGACCTGAGTACACAGAAGAATATCAAAAAATCATAGATAAAGTAAGAGGGGTGTAA
- a CDS encoding (2Fe-2S)-binding protein: MNIDVTVNGRKMNFNIECDEYLVDTLRRYGFLSVKKGCDTGSCGLCTVWVEEKPVLSCSTLSVRVSGKNITTIEALQKDALEFAEFMAGEGAEQCGFCAPGFTMTVLAMKKELENPTEEDIVHYLNGNLCRCTGYVSQLRAIKKYMGVES, encoded by the coding sequence ATGAATATAGATGTAACAGTAAACGGAAGAAAGATGAATTTTAATATAGAGTGTGATGAATATCTGGTGGATACCCTGAGAAGATACGGTTTTTTAAGTGTGAAAAAAGGCTGCGATACTGGGTCTTGCGGACTATGCACAGTATGGGTAGAGGAAAAGCCGGTACTTTCCTGCTCTACACTAAGTGTGAGAGTATCCGGGAAAAATATAACAACTATAGAGGCACTTCAAAAAGACGCTTTGGAATTTGCAGAATTTATGGCAGGAGAAGGAGCAGAGCAGTGCGGATTTTGTGCTCCGGGATTTACAATGACTGTGCTTGCAATGAAAAAAGAACTAGAAAATCCAACTGAAGAGGATATAGTCCATTATCTCAATGGTAACCTATGCAGATGCACAGGGTATGTCTCTCAGTTGAGGGCGATAAAAAAATATATGGGGGTAGAGAGCTAG
- a CDS encoding 2-oxoacid:acceptor oxidoreductase family protein, translating to MAKEIRLSGSGGQGLILAGIILAEAALHQGKVAVQSQSYGPEARGGASKSEVIISDTEILYPKVNHADIFLSLTQKSFDTYGSGNKENCIIVIDSSVKTPEGLNVIKLPILETAKEKVGNSIVANIVSLGAIQAATNIVDRDVLEETILGRVPAHVKELNKKAFQAGIDLVKNAK from the coding sequence ATGGCAAAGGAAATCAGATTAAGCGGTTCAGGTGGACAGGGTCTTATTTTGGCAGGTATCATCCTTGCAGAAGCTGCCTTACATCAGGGTAAAGTAGCTGTTCAGTCACAATCTTACGGTCCTGAGGCAAGAGGAGGAGCCAGTAAGTCAGAGGTAATCATAAGCGATACTGAGATTCTTTACCCGAAGGTAAATCATGCTGATATATTTCTTTCACTGACTCAGAAATCTTTTGACACATACGGAAGTGGAAACAAAGAAAATTGTATCATAGTAATCGATTCAAGTGTTAAGACTCCAGAAGGTTTAAATGTAATCAAACTTCCTATTCTTGAAACCGCTAAGGAAAAAGTAGGAAACTCAATAGTTGCAAATATTGTATCTCTAGGTGCCATACAGGCAGCTACAAATATTGTAGACAGAGATGTTCTAGAAGAGACTATCCTTGGAAGAGTTCCTGCCCATGTAAAAGAATTAAATAAAAAGGCATTCCAGGCTGGTATTGATTTAGTTAAAAACGCAAAATAA
- a CDS encoding XdhC family protein, translating to MEGRLMMEIAKRIEKGEKAALVTLIEVEGSSPGKSGSIMGVFEDGSIEGTIGGGNLEYQVINSALEAIEEGKNRKFDFELIEDGELHMKCGGRVKGYVKVFEKRKKLIIVGGGHLGNELYKLGKFLNMYTVIIDDREEYVDRKRFPHADELLWGDIGKILEKYSLDDGSYVVIVTRGHACDKVALKAVLEKKLAYIGMIGSRKKITDTYKELINEGISIKKLEKVYSPIGLDISSGEPNEIALGIMAEILKIKNQKSGKHMFEVKKVKIQGENL from the coding sequence ATGGAAGGCAGATTAATGATGGAAATTGCTAAAAGAATAGAAAAAGGTGAAAAAGCTGCTCTTGTGACCTTGATAGAAGTAGAGGGATCTAGTCCAGGGAAGTCAGGTTCTATAATGGGAGTATTTGAGGACGGCAGTATAGAGGGAACAATCGGCGGTGGAAATTTGGAGTATCAGGTTATAAATTCTGCACTAGAGGCTATAGAGGAAGGTAAAAACAGAAAATTTGATTTTGAACTAATAGAAGATGGGGAACTTCATATGAAATGTGGAGGAAGAGTAAAAGGATATGTAAAAGTTTTTGAAAAAAGAAAAAAACTTATAATAGTAGGCGGAGGCCACTTAGGGAATGAGCTTTATAAGCTGGGTAAATTTTTAAATATGTATACAGTCATAATAGATGATAGAGAAGAATATGTCGATAGAAAAAGGTTTCCCCATGCAGACGAACTATTATGGGGGGATATAGGAAAAATATTGGAAAAATATTCCTTAGATGACGGATCTTATGTTGTCATTGTTACCAGGGGACACGCCTGTGACAAGGTGGCCCTCAAGGCAGTCCTAGAAAAAAAATTGGCATATATCGGTATGATAGGAAGTCGTAAAAAAATAACTGATACATACAAAGAACTTATAAATGAAGGAATAAGCATAAAAAAACTTGAAAAAGTTTATTCTCCTATAGGTCTTGACATATCAAGTGGAGAGCCCAATGAAATAGCCTTGGGAATAATGGCTGAAATTTTGAAAATCAAAAATCAAAAGAGCGGCAAACATATGTTTGAAGTGAAAAAAGTAAAAATACAAGGAGAAAATTTGTGA